The Hymenobacter sp. GOD-10R genome includes a window with the following:
- a CDS encoding RNA polymerase sigma factor, which produces MQPQSAEFIALINAHHALIQRVCKLYCQGTDDRQDLYQEIILQLWRAYPHYEPRAKISTWLYRVALNVAISDLRQRTRKPAINRLGTDTPDLALSLDSGPDADDLAQLHRAIGRLSDVEKAFVLLYLEDRSYEEIADILGITQNNVRVKMHRVQDKLRQLLTQIA; this is translated from the coding sequence TTGCAGCCTCAATCAGCAGAATTTATTGCCTTAATCAATGCGCATCACGCGCTGATTCAGCGCGTGTGCAAGCTGTATTGTCAAGGTACTGATGATCGGCAGGACTTGTACCAAGAGATTATATTACAACTCTGGCGAGCGTATCCGCACTACGAACCGCGTGCGAAAATCAGTACGTGGCTTTATCGAGTGGCGCTGAACGTGGCCATTTCTGATTTGCGGCAGCGCACCCGCAAACCTGCTATCAATCGGTTGGGTACAGACACCCCTGACCTAGCCTTGTCGCTCGATTCTGGGCCCGACGCCGACGACTTAGCGCAACTTCACCGAGCTATCGGACGGCTATCGGATGTGGAGAAGGCCTTCGTGCTGCTTTACCTCGAAGACCGCAGCTATGAGGAAATAGCCGACATCCTCGGCATCACCCAAAATAACGTGCGCGTGAAAATGCACCGCGTGCAAGACAAGCTTCGCCAATTACTTACCCAAATCGCCTGA